A window of the Rhea pennata isolate bPtePen1 chromosome 19, bPtePen1.pri, whole genome shotgun sequence genome harbors these coding sequences:
- the TOB1 gene encoding protein Tob1, with the protein MQLEIQVALNFIISYLYNKLPRRRVNIFGEELERLLKKKYEGHWYPDKPYKGSGFRCIHIGEKVDPVIEQASKESGLDIDDVRGNLPQDLSVWIDPFEVSYQIGEKGPVKVLYVDDNENGCELDKEIKNSFNPEAQVFMPISDPASSVSSSPSPPFGHSAAVSPTFMPRSTQPLTFTTATFAATKFGSTKMKNSGRSNKVARTSPTNLGLNVNDLLKQKALSSSMHSLYGLGLGSQQQQQQQQQKTSALSPNAKEFIFPNMQGQGSTSSIFPGDSPLNLSPLQYSNAFDMFAAYGGLNEKSFVDGLNFSLNNMQYSNQQFQPVMAN; encoded by the coding sequence ATGCAGCTTGAAATCCAAGTAGCActcaattttattatttcatatttgtacAATAAGCTTCCCAGACGACGTGTCAACATTTTTGGTGAAGAGCTTGAAAGACTTCTCAAGAAGAAGTATGAAGGGCACTGGTATCCAGATAAGCCATACAAAGGATCAGGGTTTAGGTGTATACATATAGGGGAGAAAGTGGACCCAGTCATAGAACAAGCATCCAAAGAGAGTGGTTTGGACATTGATGATGTTCGTGGCAACTTGCCTCAGGATCTTAGTGTTTGGATTGACCCATTTGAGGTTTCATACCAAATCGGTGAAAAGGGACCAGTGAAAGTGCTTTATGTGGATGATAATGAAAATGGATGTGAGTTGGATAAGGAAATCAAGAACAGCTTTAACCCAGAGGCCCAGGTGTTCATGCCAATTAGTGACCCAGCATCTTCAGTGTCtagttctccttctcctccctttggTCACTCTGCTGCTGTGAGCCCAACTTTCATGCCCCGCTCCACTCAGCCTTTAACCTTCACCACTGCCACATTTGCTGCCACCAAGTTTGGCTCGACCAAAATGAAGAATAGCGGCCGTAGCAACAAGGTCGCCCGCACTTCTCCCACCAACCTTGGCTTGAATGTCAATGACCTGTTGAAGCAGAAagccctttcctcctccatGCACTCTCTCTACGGGCTTGGCCTAGgcagtcagcagcagcagcaacaacaacagcagaagACTTCTGCCCTTTCTCCTAATGCAAAGGAGTTCATTTTCCCCAACATGCAGGGTCAAGGTAGTACCAGTAGCATATTTCCTGGTGACAGCCCCCTTAACCTCAGTCCTCTCCAGTACAGTAATGCCTTTGATATGTTTGCAGCCTATGGAGGTCTAAATGAGAAGTCTTTTGTGGATGGCTTGAATTTTAGTTTAAACAACATGCAGTATTCTAACCAGCAATTCCAGCCAGTTATGgctaactaa